In Patagioenas fasciata isolate bPatFas1 chromosome 35, bPatFas1.hap1, whole genome shotgun sequence, the genomic stretch tcccatgtgaagatcaaagagctaaaacatcctgtgtatcctttcaacaacaaactgtcatgtggctgtaggcagcagacaagcacctgggctctcagacctgcacatgaagaaccagtcaccctgctgctgctcgggaaattcattaaaaacacccgtctttatctacatatttcagacatgaaatgacatttaccgtctttccattctcttgttgctgggttaatgatgccaaagagctcatcattggtgactgccttggggttgaggtctgtccagacaggacgtcgcttcattatctggtaagtcctgttcagggatctcatcacctgagacttgcccgtgcccgcgttacccaccacgcagacagagtgccggaccgtcagcaactcctccagctgcaccacctgagaaaaacactcccaaattttagacaaagatgccaaactgaagttcaggtctatcaaataggtcccactgggccacctctttagaaagacgtgaccctgagacacaagcagatttgacaattgagtttggtccagccactctaatcacaatgggtgaaatcctcagcctgcagataaactttcagcgctgtttatacttgacaaccaccacctgatgaggccctgctctccaggggctacactttcatgagcctacaaaagttggcccctttggaagcccagagactgatccagtgctgacttcaggagcaggtgcagctgcctcagacccagcacagctgactgccctccagcgagatctgcctgcaaggacaatgctgtgcagagctctctttgtagaagcaaagctgtctgagaaaacccaaatgatttgatggcgatgtgggtgtagcagaagatctcttggtcttactttgagcacaaagttgtcctcagcctgcagccggaggtccagcacagcctgcctcacaaacgactcaacattcaggtcacgcttccgaggcacatccagtgcagggaacagatccccaatcagccccataaacaccggcacatcatccgtcacaatcctggggatgttgaagtcacgaagagagcgcatcagaacctggtcttcgggtcgctctgggtcatctcgcttgagggagccagcaacaactagcactgacttaatggcacgcaagccccagtcgtagtgatcctacaccagaggaagaaaaaaaaagaggcatgagtttatgcttagacagtaccatgtagggtgaagaaccaccattcccaaactgccagactagtaagcaatgaaaatacatctaaatctgttatttgcattgtggccagagaccttctccagcctgagggacctggtttccatctcagtaggtgagattcccgtcagggacagtattaaagagtcaaataattcagctgttcagaccatcacatgggctcacagttggcagtaagacagcagcaggatttgcactccagagaccaaagcaatttgtttcacctaaatcataaagcacctatagcaaggccagccagccccctgcatctgcaggagccaccaaggtgaaaggcttgtgagtccattatgaggccccaaagacccaagtttctccaccctgcccatcacaagatgaccagcctgtttggtctcagaggaggtccaggaataaggggtcagtaaagacattgctgaaaaagtaccacaaaacggcatgagaagaactctcaagccaacaaacaactgttcatatttctgtcctgttaacaccctccagagcacagctcgacagctgactgctctgtctgggaggccatggcttccaccaggcccctcaaggcacagcaccaagtttctgcgacagagcatatcccacccagcctcatgctggcacagccaagatcaggtttgtatcatcaggaatcctgattcaggtctcctctggacccagcttcgatcgacacaaataatgacaaggaaaaatctgatttgctttgcactgacagtaactctaacaagacctggaaccagcctaaggctgaactcagagagggacaccataaaccctttgcaggcaggagaatcaataggaagagactggaaagcaaaaggccactgaatactaccccaaacatggtgtcatttaaactcactgaaaggtctcccattaatgcagctggtcaaatgcttttgtccctgcagatgctccagtaaagcagtctgaaaattttattgctccgatgatcaccaaccctctcctcccccagcagccagtgcaaatgcagccattaaataaaagctgtgaaacgttagccatggagctgagcagcacagtgccatgtttctgctgattttggagattcatcataccactcagccacagaatcaggctcacctgcttggacaggagctctttgcagagttggtagagagtaatgaacttcctggctaacacccgggcctcgatgaatccctcagccaccaacataatttcacagatcagctcaaagtctggcacaaccatcgcacacggcctaaaatgacaggtgaggaggcatcgcagaacaagtatttcttgactacaggtcttacaggcagcgcatttgcagcttcatcttctaggccttcttttacgagccaggtcaccctctgccttccccacgacaagggacagagctcctttgccctgcctgtgcgtgcccagacccaggcctgttgtgcaaggcttaaactacctgcgaatgccctgtgcaagtgaattccccaaggacatgaggtcgagcctggatgttccaaaagacagtttctgccaggtcacaaaccctgacctggactcacctgaagagagcttttaaattctcaggtagctctgttcgccctgcgtaaccagggttcatggtgatgaaaacgcctactgatggtactaagttgatgtcttctccaagaaaatggaaggatttcttcttctcccgtattgcatcctgcacgctcttcacctagaaatcaagacagtactatagtatcagcgttcacttatgaaaaacacatcagacaacggtgcttccttcgttactcttggcctcgtgacaaatggggctaatcactgttttattttttaccggcagcataaagctttatacactgtttggagtacatcagcatggcaatatcaatttcccatctcagtcaaactctggcaaagcagaaaaaagagctgaagagagtggaaagtcaaaatgcaaaggagttgcaagacttcacacctttgctccatgagacaatgatgaacgtgggtcaggaagagcaactcaggagcgggaaatgtccccagcactgcctgcattcaccttggcttttgacatcacctgtgggacactgctcagcacatctcacagcaaaaacaccaccagaggctccaccatctctgaaccagccagcccagcagaggtctgatgtgtgagagagacacagggcagtacaggtatccacaacacagccaacacccaaacgcactccccaaagtctatcacaatatgggcccattattccctttacccatctcacctctccccacacagcgttgctcttcaggacatcccaaaaccctcctgtgcctgctccgctccctgaccaggcccagagaaggggtagcacctcccaataagcttggcctcagctcagttgtaaactgaccacttgatatcacttttaaagattttgggacatcagacgtttgatttaaaaccaaaaccagaaggcagaagctgtaaaacctctcctaacaccttcactcactaatattatattgttttttatatttgcctgattgcagctttgttctgctcattcctctccttccgaagagttcacctctctgcaaacagcacctcagcgaggggcaaatctctctctattcaccgctctaacctcactactgtttgccatctcaaagtaaagcaattaatcgaatttttccctgtaaggaaccatatcgacatcagctgcatgagtaagacagccaattaaacatcgccatggtaacactcctaatagcagccaggagacaccatgatggaatgacggccgtgccgctttcttcagctgccacgctccagccaggagcgagggaaccatcagcagttgagtcattcctgggcttcttttgttcagcttccctttttatttcaagatcctcaaagactttttttcaatgacaactttaaactaggacctgacggaagagaaattgagagggaatgatacataaactcttgtacctgcctggggcttctctgggatgccacataaggtaccaattatgagtgaaacagatgagaagaatgaggagttcatggaggggttaagaacaatgtctttgaccgaaacatttacagaagtgtagaaacttctgagctttatatctttctataacactgagcccaaaagggagtccaggaacaattcagcacctcaatcagatattaggatcctaaaacacgcactcagctgacagttggatcctgaagaacttgggcactttggcacctcagttttctgcactgaagccccccaaggcttcccctgtataaaataatgccaggtttcctcatgggctggtaagaggaggggaaggaggacgcgaagtgacagattatatatataagcacgagagcacaggactttctggcacgatggggaggccagtctcccttccagcccttctccagggatgctgctgcgcttcacacgagactcaccaacacaatgcactgagcagctaaactacagaggagatgagaaaccattcgccaggggaaacacccatgcccagctgggcaccgctccaatagctctgtcccaggtttaatcccacggtgtcagggtaccctgggcaagcgcgtcagcaagggccgcagatctgccccagattccagctcccgagtgtcaccagctgacactggcttttgggagcaccacggggctgcacacattcctccaaggaatggtgccagttggccaggaataccttccaaagccacttggcagagctgtcgttacagacaccagaactaaatccacagccatatagttttggagacaggttaagaaaattaatcctgaatgtattcccatttcctgagtatgacacacaacctgtgcctgaccaggggtgataaggaacccccagaagtccagcggatctgccccaaacacccctcttcccctctgtgaaaattattccctacattgcagactgagcagccgcaagtcaaggcagcttctctgtcttgaaacgatgtgctgcaattatctcacagcagattaatgacacgagtgctttcctgaggaggaacaggtacagagccatggtgcgtagtggtctgggaaaagatgctacaaagaattgtcttggcacaaatgctgtaactggggcaagaaaagtgacaaatatctttgcagcacgtaactgcgacatcttggcagtgctgtgatattcatgtgattaatcttgagatctaatcccacacctgcctatacacagaactgaaaccggcaatatgcaattgccgtttttacccttgctccaaagactgcagaatggctctgctctgtttgtatttatttatgagtgtttctccactcacctgtacagcaaccacagaaaggacctcaactgagatcctgttaaattcatcaaaacagccccaggctcccgtctgggaaaggcctttgtaaatattcccacaagactggaaaaacagaacaaaaacaaagattacaggagtgaaatcataaatggaatcaactccagcaaaaaattgatttcccagcctgtttatttatagcaatttacagtctattgtgggtatttagaaaagtgcatggaaacagcaggcacaactcaattataatatttatagctctgcgcagcttgccactttatctgctaattgcactttctcgatatatctgtgcaccagtttcatttaaaggtcacttgtgctgaattactgatggtcccgtttcctgggagagcccataagctaaatgaaatatgatccgaggctaccaaaatcactgtaccgtgccagactggcagagagcaagactcagcctaatgattcagtgctctgtagcggctgaaggttcactatgttttgggtttattctgggagaggatcctgagaaaaccaggacaggtccctccccgtgccaggggctgccaggccgcgagcacgccgagaagaaacgaccagggtccaactatcagcacagccttggtctcaactgaacagaccaacatttttgaagaattgcacatgaaatctaactccagaaaggaagggaaatgcataatgaggcagagaagatagttcgggtctctgcctcctgaagaaccttgtgcaaatcttagagaaggaacgggaggagaaggaaaaggcattcagcttaaaggagtgtagcagggatttggagagaggtgatcgcagaatcccagcctggtggggctgaagggacctctgcagatcccccagtccaagccctgctcacgcagggtcacagagcagatcacacaggtgggtccaggcgggtttcaatgtctcagagaaggagactccacacccgctctgggcagcctgggccaggctctggcacctcccagcaaacaagtttctgctcatgttcagatggagcctcctgtgtttcagtctgtgcccgctgcccctcaccctggcgttgggcaccactgaacagagtctggtccatcctctgacacccaccctgagatattgatccattgatcagatccctctcagcttctcttctccagctcaacagctccagctctctcagtctctcctcacaagaaagaagctccagacccctcagcatctttgtcgcccactgctggactctgtgcagttattccttcttaaactggggagcccagaactggacacaactccagatgtggcatcaccagggcagagcagagcggaaggaacaacctcccttgacctgctggtcatacctctcctaatgcaccccaggtaccattggattactctcatccttcaggtttgctcgggccctgagcatccccagccccatgtgaccgcactgcagccgaggtgggagccataccttgtagtccatctgctcggagcagttaaacacgtacaccatgatgcccagggctcgccccaaatctttcgtagtctccgtcttgccagtgcccgcagggcctgcaggtgctccgctcctggtcaggtgcagtgactgggtcagggtgatgtaacatctttcacagtgaatgatgaatgaaaaaaggaaatatgtccaataggtcaactgtgggctgcagggcaatagcactagagcattgcactcagcagagcctctcctctgaaaagctgtacgtgagcaggggtcatgtctgagctgaaagccttcttggcattaattaccacctctgctcagctctgttttctccaagagatactcatcttccaccaaggtctgcccaaacctcttcatgtccagcttgtgttctctctggatcctcatacaactcatggatattgggcacatctcaggcagtatgagaaaaggacagcttttctggaagacctgtcactgacagaaacctgctcaggtggcctatgagtgaacccaactcaaagctgcagcaagtcccaaagtttctccatcatgttgatgatggacactggggtggtgtccacatgtgagtatctatactacctgtataagccacagaggtgtagtcaatatagccaacaaaacctgatgatacctgggggcttgacgcagctgactaacacaggtgactagagccacctgagatgctcttggttgctgaaatgtcacatagggtggagagatatgacaaggggtccataggagacttttacacttctggattggcagctggaagccaggtgggacaacacagagtatctcaagtaaccctaggtgtccccactgaggcaaccaggtagatgtctgcttcaagatgggatgaaagctctctagactcaccagctttatggactgtggacatcttgtgcacaggaagacacccacaagtgttttaatgtgtgagctgaatcccacccagggatctgatgtacaaattccccagagggtaccaccaaaaaccagataagagttagagctcgaccactggagtgctgggacatggagacagaacaagagggatacaggtgtctgaactaaatccatctttggttggcatctctctctctacctgtgtggcaaagcccagctatgacattgtgtcccagggacttacctgtcggtcagcggagtgatcacaagccgaggggtattgccaaggtattcataggagtacaggaactgggcgtcacagatgttggcaaagcagtgccgttcctcatctgaccatctgtgccggagctgtgacagccaaatgaaggcctgggcatcgtccacctgcaacacacccacaaacaccatcacaggaaggccggggatgccagacacatgcagctcgggggccaaaatagcgactgctataaaattttcatgggggatgactggtcctcactgcaaggcaggtgtggtgaggaaggccgcctccttgcaatgcggtgagaaatgtcacctccccatctcccatcagtaaaggggaggaaccaaattagtgaccacattggtgggagaggaaaaaattaatggccaagagaaagagccttacaaaaagactcctgaatagatttaagaagcagcaagtcatgaagaaggtctcataacgcaaccagagtgagagaaggagcagaggccatctagacaaggaagaggttgcagacagcaccaaggaaacagactggggacaggtggacaaagacaggcatggccagcgctctctgcacaaccagcaggcaggtccagatgcatcacttcaccccaggctggaccgaggcaccactgagcccagctgagccttgaagacagaaaccctgtgagcagcctggctgcctctgagatgacacagatgagggaagagccacaacccaatacattcagggcatcttcccacccacctgcaaggctaaacacttggcatggtgtcagggacaggggagtagtgtgggagaggtgttgcaggagaagggagtcccacataagtccctgtggccccacaccagacaaaggacgctacaaagaacaaagcttgaatgctttttcttactttctaaagtcaaaactgagactgagtccagcagcctcccaacacaccaccatcatccaccagcacacgtcttggcaccaggacgcagggccgcgctctcactcctggtgtgaatctgcagcaactacaagttggtgttgcagggccatgacacagcacagctctgcaggcttacaggggctttctgcacacttactacaaacattgtagaaataaatttagtcatacgtctcccactgagaccggcagtgatctgaatggccagcggttgggccccctgaagccccctctccagcacccacagaactgtgctgaactgccaacaccaaccttctgtgctatcatctttgccaccacatcccgagcacgcacgtcgatggtgcaaatggtcatgattttctgtctgtcgcccttggagagctgcccgatcagcatggtaacgagggtgttcagctgggtcacttgcttcttgtgctattccttcatcgcattctcgtagccttcctccaccctggcaaaggcaatcccagcctcggttgtccaccagatctgggtgcagcaaagcgccacctagggaaataggctggttcagtatcagggaaaataccaaagcttccttatgttcaagagtgtcggatccacagggagatcaaggatgaaacatccgtgacatgaaattaagtattttttcatacagcagtcacagcagacagtacaacaaggatctgctccgtgacattcatttaaaacaccatatcagtgatagacacatttagcagctagttataagtaaatcagcacctttcacatgcctgacacagcagaggaggaagagttggagaccacgaggttgtcagaggtgcatctgaggggctcttcactcttatcaggcctcaccactttgccttcctgctgcacctctcactgctctggctgtacagactgcactgcccaagcccctgggctctgtcacccaaccaagagccccaaccagagcatggagctcagcctgaaaactccatcaggagaccgccaggataaaggacaactcatcctccctctctcctggatagcaaggtggaggccagaaacatgcctgtccacagctgctgaaagaagggaagggcaggactgatggggaacccaagagctacctttccacgagccagcctgagtggtgataagaagcagtggcagatacctgggcaggatagtcaaagagccattgttcccttggtttttcctcataagccatgacggcttctgtcatctcatctctcacagtagccctcatgctgtctagtacatgactgagccagacttcaacctggaaaagagattaaatcccagtaacacatttgctcttcttaagtgcctttggtaattagtgaagataggaaatgaggcaagcatctcagttctctttagactggacatgagggaaaggttcttcacccagaggtgctggacactgaacaggctcccagggaggtgtcacagccccaacctgacagtgttcaaggagagactgggcaatgtcctcagacacacggggtgacctgtggggttgtcactgcagggacaggacttggactccatgatcctggtgggtcccttccagctcaggacattctatgagttaaccaaacctcacagcctccttcagactgggtagatttggctaattctggtactgtaggattagcatctacttccagacaccaagaacagaagacagatttttttcttgaactctagctacaggaggaaccaaaatgaactccgtcaatgaataatttggtcaggtgtgttccacctccaggccatgacagaatccctggtgggatgtgggcagtctgccagcagcagaagaaagatgctgccaaacttgggaacacaattcctgctgaatttcatatttcacaggcaaagccctcaacaagaagacagactgaacgcagcaagctccattgctggggagctcagtagccggtattacgtactttagcttcctgtaatagaccatgcagaaaggtgaaactaccaggatagataagctgagcagtagcttgattcttacatttcatactttcactcgtggtatgaaataatgaagacttgagaaacaggtaaaaggccttctcctgccaaacacacccgtgcagaggtactatggaatagcttagtctcttttcagtctgcatcccctccctcaccgaggatatttgtagcaagctttaagaccaaccttcaaaaggtcttagaaaaaatcaaattaaaaacctagtcagaaaaatggcacagctctttctctcacagtggactgcgacatccacgtccccccttagtgaggacctatccagagtgacacgaaaggttgtggtgtaaggaggtactaaatcaccacctcttccagcttttctcatgcaccaggggagagcagtgaagctctatgacgtcttggcaagggatctcacacgaggggcaggggagcagactccaccggacagttctgatagacaaggacttccctctcacctgcccactgcagtcccagggctcgctgaagctgacggactcctcctctctactgtacattcccaggccaaccttggttggcttttgctcagagtccagctggaatttcatcctggccaagctgtcaaagagtttggaaagatgacgttgcacctgcaaaacgggttgtgtaaataaagcaaccgagataggacgagcggaatgaagatcactatacatgtcacaagcaaaatcatgttaacaaaatatcttggatatttaggtagcaccacatcttctcaaatgtggccaacatactgccaacaaaagcctcttgctgtctcttgtaatacttccacctatttctacgtaatttagaaaacagagatgccttaataaatcatgtttctccattgggaaatcttccatacagagcaaaagcatagaaaacattgaaacacctcatgactcctaccccaaatttccctacatgtagtgatgagaagtctgtagccatttctccacctcatcctattctcagcacaacgtggagttttcttcactatgaactttcctgtttttccactactagaaactgattttgtgctagtgaaatatcctaaattctctttcatggagaagaaagatctttatttctgcctaagacctatgataaacagcccagacctcctatagaacaaccatgttcaccaaaagcactcttccagaaggaaaagaataattcagttctttcctgttcacctccatctgagtctgcaaagccaacagggagatgctgtgggctctcaacatcagcatctgcctgctgggagctgagcaggtcaccagcacttcttccagaccactgcgtaacacacaactgcatcactgcgcgccccacgccaatgaaggtgagattctcctaggattgacgtccccacagaaaggggaagctcccaaagcagtcccagacaggagctgcctctctcaattacagcagagaggtagaaaaactcccataggggagatgagaaatgagggaaagggacctgggggtcctggggacagcagggtgaccatgagccagcactgggcccttgtggccaggaaggccaatggtacctggggtgggttagaagggggtggtcagtaggtcagagaggttctcctgcccctctgctctgccctggggagaccacacctggaatattgtgtccagttgtggcccctccgttccagaaggacagggaactgctgcagagagtccagcgcagccaccaagatgctgaagggagtggagcatctcccgtgtgaggaaaggctgagggagctggggctctggagctggagaagaggagacagaggggggactcattcatgtttacagatatataaaggggcagtgtcaggagaatggagccaggctctcctcagtgacaaccagtgacaggacaaggggcaatgggtacaaactggaacacaggaggtttcacttaaatttgagaagaaacttcttctcagtgagggtgtcagagcctggcccaggctgcccaggga encodes the following:
- the LOC139826104 gene encoding dynein axonemal heavy chain 9-like, producing MVFVGVLQVDDAQAFIWLSQLRHRWSDEERHCFANICDAQFLYSYEYLGNTPRLVITPLTDRCYITLTQSLHLTRSGAPAGPAGTGKTETTKDLGRALGIMVYVFNCSEQMDYKSCGNIYKGLSQTGAWGCFDEFNRISVEVLSVVAVQVKSVQDAIREKKKSFHFLGEDINLVPSVGVFITMNPGYAGRTELPENLKALFRPCAMVVPDFELICEIMLVAEGFIEARVLARKFITLYQLCKELLSKQDHYDWGLRAIKSVLVVAGSLKRDDPERPEDQVLMRSLRDFNIPRIVTDDVPVFMGLIGDLFPALDVPRKRDLNVESFVRQAVLDLRLQAEDNFVLKVRPRDLLLHPHRHQIIWVFSDSFASTKRALHSIVLAGRSRWRAVSCAGSEAAAPAPEVSTGSVSGLPKGPTFVGS